A genomic segment from Cygnus atratus isolate AKBS03 ecotype Queensland, Australia chromosome 9, CAtr_DNAZoo_HiC_assembly, whole genome shotgun sequence encodes:
- the TRPM2 gene encoding transient receptor potential cation channel subfamily M member 2 encodes MPTDAFGDIHFAGLGQKMGKYVRVSSDTPPRVIYHLMTQHWGLDAPNLLISVTGGAKNFIMKPRLKNIFRQGLVKVAQTTGAWIITGGSHAGVMKQVGEAVRDFILNCSYKEAEIVTIGIATWGTVYNRDSLICPMGGFPAEYILDEENQGSLSCLDSNHSHFILVDDGTHGRYGVEIPLRTRLEKFISEQTKVKGGVAIKIPIVCVVLEGGPGTLDTIYNAITNGTPCVVVEGSGRVADVIAQVANLPVPKITIALIRKKLSVLFHDTYELFTEGKLVEWTKKIQDIVRSQHLLTIFREGKYGQQDVDVAILQALFKASQNQDHFGRENWDHQLKLAVAWNRVDIARSEVFTDNHEWKPTDLHPVMAAALISNKPEFVKLFLEQGVRLKEFVTWDTLIYLYNNMASSCLFHSKLQKVLLEETEHTAGSKMPRIQLHHVSQVLRELLGHSTQPLYPKPKHVERPRLSIPVPHIKLNVQGSSLRSLYKRSAGRVTFSMDPVRDLLIWAVVQNRKELAEIIWAQSQDCMAAALACSKILKELAKEEEDTDTTDEMLALAVQYENKAIGVFTDCYRKDEERAQKLLIRVSEAWGKTTCLQLALEAKNMNFVAHGGVQAFLTKVWWGKLCIDNGLWRVIACMLFFPLLYTSLITFREKKLQPMNCLTRFRAFFTAPVVIFHMNILSYFTFLLLFAYVLMVDFQPLPSWWEYLIYFWLFSLVCEEMRQLLYDPDGLGVLKMASLYFKDFWNKLDVCAIVVFITGLTCRLIPSTLYPGRIILSLAFIIFCLRLMHIFTVSRTLGPKIIIVKRMMKDVFFFLFLLAVWVVSFGVAKQAILIHNEERVEWLFRGVVYHSYLTIFGQIPSYIDGVNFNIDQCSPNGTDPYKPKCPETNEDNKKPIFPEWLTVILLCLYLLFTNILLLNLLIAMFNYTFQQVQAHTDQIWKFQRHDLIEEYHGRPPAPPPFILLNHLQLLVRRGLLCRPATRHKQLKEKLEKNEEAALLSWEMYLKENYLQHQQCQEKQNTEQKIRDIAQRVDVLAELLDLDWVKRTGLVEQRLIALEDQVHQSAKALRWIMQALQGNGFTSEEDVPPLVSSRTSEVKELDLEEKPEEKQPPYHVLTRNLIYPGSHTIRFPVPDEKVPWEVDFQLYDPPAYSADHKDTAVQDPFNLSLESLLKINYNAMDGLIDRQSFHGLYDVQDGLPLNPMGRTGLRGRGRLHRFGPNHALHPVVTRWRRNLDGSIIRKSLKKMLEVLVAQYPLSDVWALPGGSLEPGEILPLKLKWILRREFWPQFQNLLKQGTEIHKGYLDDPRNTDNAWVETVAVSIHFDSQNDVQMKRLNSFLQGCDPELCIRWQVLDRRMPLHANHKLLLYKVSTLLGAYY; translated from the exons ATGCCAACAGATGCCTTTGGGGACATCCACTTTGCAGGCCTGGGACAGAAGATGGGAAAG TACGTGCGTGTCTCCTCTGATACTCCTCCACGGGTCATCTACCACCTCATGACACAGCACTGGGGCCTTGATGCACCCAACCTGCTCATCTCGGTTACTGGTGGAGCCAAAAACTTCATCATGAAGCCAAGGCTAAAGAACATCTTCCGGCAAGGGCTAGTCAAAGTGGCCCAGACCACTG GGGCCTGGATCATCACAGGGGGGTCCCATGCTGGTGTGATGAAACAGGTGGGAGAGGCAGTGCGAGACTTCATCCTCAACTGCAGCTACAAGGAGGCCGAGATTGTCACCATTGGCATAGCCACCTGGGGGACTGTGTACAACCGGGACAGCCTCATCTGCCCCATG GGCGGTTTTCCAGCTGAGTACATCCTGGATGAGGAGAACCAGGGAAGCCTCTCGTGCCTGGACAGCAACCACTCCCACTTCATCCTAGTGGACGATGGGACCCATGGGAGGTATGGAGTGGAAATCCCCCTGAGGACCCGGCTGGAGAAGTTCATTTCGGAGCAGACCAAGGTGAAAGGAG GCGTTGCCATCAAGATCCCCATTGTTTGTGTGGTGCTGGAAGGAGGCCCTGGGACACTTGAT ACCATCTACAATGCCATCACCAATGGGACACCCTGTGTGGTTGTAGAAGGGTCTGGGCGTGTGGCAGACGTCATTGCGCAGGTGGCCAACCTGCCTGTGCCCAAGATAACCATCGCCTTGATCCGGAAGAAGCTCAGTGTGCTTTTCCACGACACCTATGAGCTCTTCACCGAGGGCAAGCTGGTGGAGTGGACCAAGAAG ATCCAAGACATAGTGCGAAGCCAGCATCTCCTGACGATTTTCAGAGAGGGCAAATACGGCCAGCAGGATGTGGATGTGGCCATCCTCCAGGCCCTGTTCAAAG CATCCCAAAACCAAGATCACTTTGGTCGTGAGAACTGGGACCACCAGCTGAAGTTAGCTGTGGCCTGGAACAGGGTGGACATTGCTCGGAGTGAGGTCTTCACAGACAACCACGAGTGGAAG CCTACAGATCTCCACCCTGTGATGGCAGCTGCCCTGATCTCAAACAAGCCAGAGTTTGTGAAGCTGTTCCTGGAACAGGGAGTACGTCTCAAGGAGTTTGTCACCTGGGACACCCTCATTTACCTCTACAACAACATGGCATCATCCTGCCTGTTCCACAGCAAGCTGCAGAAGGTCCTGCTGGAGGAGACAGAGCACACAGCTGGCTCCAAAATGCCAAGAATCCAACTGCACCATGTCTCCCAGGTGCTGCGGGAGCTTCTGGGCCACTCCACACAGCCTCTCTACCCCAAGCCCAAGCACGTTGAGCGGCCCCGGCTCTCCATCCCTGTCCCGCACATCAAGCTGAAT GTCCAGGGGTCAAGCCTCCGGTCCCTCTACAAGCGCTCTGCTGGCCGAGTCACTTTCAGCATGGATCCAGTCCGTGACCTGCTCATTTGGGCTGTGGTCCAGAACCGCAAGGAACTGGCAGAAATCATCTGGGCCCAG AGCCAGGACTGCATGGCGGCTGCTCTGGCCTGCAGTAAAATCCTAAAGGAACTTgccaaggaggaggaagacacTGACACCACTGATGAAATGCTGGCCCTGGCTGTGCAGTATGAGAACAAGGCGATTG GTGTGTTCACAGACTGCTATCGCAAGGATGAAGAGAGGGCCCAGAAGCTCCTCATCCGTGTCTCCGAGGCCTGGGGGAAAACAACTTGTCTGCAGTTGGCACTGGAGGccaaaaacatgaattttgtgGCCCATGGAGGTGTCCAA GCCTTTCTGACAAAAGTCTGGTGGGGGAAGCTGTGCATTGACAATGGGCTTTGGCGGGTGATTGCGTGCATGCTCTTCTTCCCACTTCTCTACACCAGCCTCATCACCTTCAG GGAGAagaagctgcagcccatgaaCTGCCTGACACGTTTCCGGGCCTTCTTCACGGCACCTGTCGTCATCTTCCACATGAACATTCTCTCTTACTTCacctttctcctgctcttcGCCTACGTCCTGATGGTTGACTTCCAGCCGTTACCATCCTGGTGGGAGTACCTCATCTACTTCTGGCTCTTCTCCTTGGTGTGCGAGGAGATGCGCCAG CTGTTGTATGACCCAGATGGGCTTGGGGTCCTGAAAATGGCTTCCCTGTACTTCAAGGACTTCTGGAATAAGTTGGATGTCTGTGCCATCGTGGTCTTTATCACGGGGCTGACTTGCAG GCTCATTCCATCAACTTTATATCCCGGACGCATTATACTGTCAttggcttttattattttctgcctgCGTCTGATGCATATTTTCACAGTCAGTAGAACGCTGGGCCCCAAGATCATCATTGTGAAGCGCATG ATGAAGGAtgtcttcttcttcctcttcctgctaGCAGTGTGGGTGGTGTCCTTTGGGGTTGCCAAGCAGGCCATCCTGATCCACAATGAGGAACGTGTGGAGTGGCTTTTCCGCGGTGTAGTCTACCACTCCTACCTGACCATCTTTGGACAGATTCCTTCCTACATTGATG GGGTGAACTTCAACATTGATCAGTGCAGCCCCAATGGGACTGACCCCTACAAGCCCAAGTGCCCAGAGACCAATGAGGACAACAAGAAACCCATCTTCCCAGAGTGGCTGACAGTCATCTTACTGTGCCTGTACCTGCTCTTCACCAACATCCTCCTCCTTAACCTCCTCATCGCCATGTTCAA CTACACGTTCCAGCAGGTCCAGGCACACACAGACCAGATCTGGAAGTTCCAGAGGCATGACCTGATCGAGGAATACCACGGCCGCCCACCCGCACCTCCGCCGTTCATCCTTCTCaaccacctgcagctcctggtccGGCGAGGCCTGCTGTGCAGGCCGGCCACGCGCCACAAACAGCTCA AagagaagctggagaagaaTGAAGAAGCTGCCCTTCTCTCCTGGGAGATGTACCTGAAGGAGAACtacctgcagcaccagcagtgccaggagaagcagaacacagagcagaaaatcaGAGACATTGCACAGAG AGTTGATGtactggcagagctgctggactTGGATTGGGTGAAGAGGACAGGTCTGGTGGAGCAGAGATTGATCGCTCTAGAAGACCAG GTTCATCAGAGTGCCAAAGCCTTGAGGTGGATTATGCAGGCCCTGCAGGGCAATGGCTTCACTTCAGAGGAGGATGTGCCGCCCTTGG TCTCCAGCAGAACCTCAGAGGTAAAAGAGTTGGACCTGGAGGAGAAACCTGAAGAGAAGCAGCCCCCATACCATGTGCTTACTCGAAACCTCATCTACCCAGGGTCTCACACCATCCGCTTCCCCGTGCCGGATGAGAAGGTACCCTGGGAG GTGGACTTCCAGCTGTATGACCCTCCTGCCTACTCAGCTGACCACAAGGACACAGCTGTACAAGACCCGTTCAACCT CTCCTTAGAGTCTCTCCTGAAGATAAACTACAATGCCATGGATGGGCTGATTGACCGGCAGAGCTTCCATGGCCTCTACGATGTGCAGGATGGACTGCCGCT GAATCCCATGGGCAGGACAGGTCTGCGAGGCCGCGGGAGGCTGCACCGCTTTGGGCCCAACCATGCCCTGCACCCAGTTGTGACCCG ctggaggaggaacTTGGATGGGTCCATTATCAGGAAGAGCCTGAAGAAGATGCTGGAAGTGCTGGTGGCCCAGTACCCCCTGTCAGATGTCTGGGCTCTGCCTGGG GGGTCGCTGGAGCCAGGCGAGATACTGCCGCTGAAACTCAAGTGGATCCTGCGCCGGGAGTTCTGGCCCCAGTTCCAGAACTTGCTGAAGCAAGGCACCGAG ATACACAAAGGGTACCTTGATGACCCCCGCAACACAGACAATGCCTGGGTTGAGACTGTTGCTGTCAGCATACACTTTGACAGTCAGAACGATGTGCAGATGAAGCGGCTGAATTCG TTCCTCCAGGGCTGTGACCCAGAACTGTGCATCCGCTGGCAGGTGCTGGACAGGAGGATGCCCCTGCACGCCAACCACAAGTTGCTCCTGTACAAGGTCTCGACCCTCCTTGGTGCCTACTACTGA